Proteins encoded by one window of Bacillaceae bacterium S4-13-56:
- a CDS encoding metalloregulator ArsR/SmtB family transcription factor gives METINQMNVEQGARLLKLLGDKTRLNIVSLLMHDECCVCELVEILKMSQPSISQHMAKLKNADVVKERRQGQWIFYRVNTDTEIYPLIKSIMTHFPEQREKIKELEQSGLRVCCKS, from the coding sequence TTGGAGACAATAAACCAAATGAACGTCGAGCAAGGAGCAAGGTTATTAAAGCTTTTAGGTGATAAAACGAGATTAAATATTGTTTCTCTTTTAATGCATGATGAATGTTGTGTATGTGAGTTAGTGGAAATATTGAAAATGAGTCAACCATCCATCAGTCAGCATATGGCTAAGCTAAAAAATGCTGATGTTGTAAAAGAGAGACGACAAGGTCAGTGGATTTTTTACCGGGTAAATACTGATACGGAAATTTACCCATTAATAAAAAGTATCATGACCCATTTTCCTGAACAACGTGAAAAAATTAAAGAGCTTGAGCAAAGTGGTTTACGAGTTTGCTGCAAGTCATGA
- a CDS encoding GNAT family N-acetyltransferase: MNPILIEFPEQFETERLLIRMPKPGDGATVHQAIEASRDELKYWLPFAIKNQSVKDVEINMREAHLKFLKREDLRLLVFHKETGEFIASSGLHRIDWEVPKFEIGYWIDSRYSGKGFMTEAVQGITDFAFRELKAKRVEIRCDALNKRSRAIPERLGFSLEGILRKDSIDVLGESLRDTCVFAKVKE, translated from the coding sequence ATGAATCCAATTTTAATTGAATTTCCAGAACAGTTTGAAACCGAAAGATTATTGATAAGGATGCCAAAACCGGGGGATGGCGCCACTGTTCATCAAGCCATAGAAGCTTCCAGAGATGAGTTGAAGTATTGGCTTCCATTTGCTATCAAAAATCAAAGTGTAAAAGATGTAGAGATCAATATGAGAGAGGCTCATCTCAAATTTTTAAAGCGGGAGGATTTACGTTTGCTTGTATTCCACAAGGAAACGGGAGAATTCATTGCTTCTTCTGGACTTCATCGAATTGATTGGGAGGTTCCGAAGTTTGAGATCGGATATTGGATTGACAGTAGATATAGTGGAAAAGGCTTTATGACCGAAGCAGTCCAAGGTATAACGGATTTTGCTTTTCGTGAGTTAAAGGCAAAAAGGGTTGAAATTCGTTGTGATGCATTGAATAAGAGAAGTAGGGCGATTCCCGAAAGACTAGGGTTCTCTTTAGAGGGAATCTTACGAAAAGATAGTATAGACGTATTAGGAGAAAGCTTACGGGACACATGTGTATTTGCGAAGGTTAAAGAATAG
- the arsA gene encoding arsenical pump-driving ATPase, which yields MERLKPEMITNTRHLFFTGKGGVGKTSTACATAVALANVGKRVLIVSTDPASNLQDVFEVELHNHPTQIESVPGLYAANLDPEEAASEYREKLIGPYRGKLPQAAIQNMEEQLSGACTVEIAAFDEFTQLLVDEELTQDFDHIIFDTAPTGHTLRLLQLPTAWDSFLKESTHGASCLGPLAGLDQKKALYEKTVQALANPMETLLVLVARPDHSSLAEAKRASSELKEVGIKNQSLVINGLFERKSDDPIAIQIEDKQTDALNGIYDLFTNTKTYYLPLVPYNLTGIEALNKFFNETISNPSQSINTKLPESIPSIKAVIDQLSLKDRGVFMTMGKGGVGKTTIAAAVAVGLAEKGHRVHLTTTDPAAHLTHVLNQEVNLDTLTVSRIDPKQVVADYKQKVLSQLDEELTEEEIAYVKEDLESPCTEEIAVFQAFAEVVHRVEEAAFVIIDTAPTGHTLLLLDSAETYHREVQRTTGSIPESAQALIPRLRDPKQTFVAIVTLPEATPVHEARRLQEDLRRAEIEPSWWIINQSFLATQTTDPILQGRASSEIQWIQMVREKLASNTIIVPWQSEDVVGIEQLLKLGVQ from the coding sequence ATGGAACGGTTAAAACCAGAGATGATTACAAATACTCGTCATTTGTTTTTTACAGGGAAGGGCGGGGTTGGAAAAACATCAACTGCTTGCGCGACAGCAGTTGCTTTAGCCAATGTGGGAAAACGAGTATTAATCGTTAGTACGGATCCAGCTTCAAATTTACAGGATGTATTTGAAGTAGAACTTCATAATCATCCTACCCAAATTGAATCTGTACCAGGATTATATGCAGCAAATTTGGATCCCGAAGAGGCTGCCAGTGAGTATCGGGAGAAGCTGATAGGACCTTATCGTGGGAAATTACCACAAGCAGCTATACAAAATATGGAGGAACAGCTTTCAGGAGCTTGTACCGTAGAAATTGCTGCGTTTGATGAATTCACCCAACTTCTCGTGGATGAGGAGTTAACACAGGATTTTGACCACATTATTTTTGATACAGCACCCACTGGACATACATTAAGATTATTACAACTCCCAACAGCATGGGACTCCTTTTTAAAGGAAAGCACACATGGTGCATCTTGTTTAGGACCGTTAGCTGGTTTAGATCAGAAAAAAGCATTATATGAAAAAACGGTTCAGGCATTAGCTAACCCAATGGAAACATTACTTGTTCTTGTTGCCAGACCGGATCACTCATCTTTAGCAGAGGCAAAAAGAGCATCGAGTGAATTAAAAGAAGTTGGAATAAAAAACCAGTCATTAGTGATAAATGGTTTGTTTGAAAGAAAGTCAGATGACCCTATTGCTATTCAGATTGAGGATAAGCAAACGGATGCACTTAACGGAATTTATGATCTTTTTACAAACACTAAAACCTACTATTTGCCACTGGTACCCTATAATTTAACGGGTATCGAGGCGTTGAACAAATTTTTTAATGAAACGATTAGTAATCCTTCTCAAAGCATAAATACAAAACTTCCCGAAAGCATTCCATCGATTAAAGCTGTTATAGATCAGCTTAGTCTAAAGGACCGCGGTGTATTTATGACTATGGGAAAGGGAGGGGTTGGAAAAACAACCATTGCTGCTGCTGTAGCCGTTGGATTGGCAGAAAAAGGTCACCGAGTTCACCTTACAACGACGGATCCAGCTGCACATTTAACTCATGTTCTGAACCAAGAGGTAAACCTGGATACGTTAACTGTAAGCAGAATTGATCCCAAACAGGTAGTAGCTGACTATAAACAAAAAGTTCTTTCTCAATTAGATGAGGAACTTACAGAAGAAGAAATAGCTTATGTGAAAGAGGATTTAGAATCTCCTTGTACGGAAGAGATTGCTGTTTTCCAAGCTTTTGCTGAAGTTGTTCATCGAGTGGAAGAAGCAGCTTTTGTAATTATTGATACAGCACCAACGGGACATACTCTTTTGCTTTTAGATTCTGCTGAAACCTACCATAGAGAAGTGCAACGAACTACAGGAAGTATCCCGGAGTCTGCCCAAGCCCTCATTCCGAGGTTGCGTGATCCTAAACAAACTTTTGTTGCCATTGTAACTTTACCAGAAGCAACGCCTGTCCATGAGGCTAGAAGACTTCAAGAGGATTTACGTAGAGCAGAGATTGAACCTAGTTGGTGGATTATTAATCAAAGCTTCTTAGCTACCCAAACGACAGACCCCATCCTTCAAGGAAGAGCTTCTTCTGAAATTCAATGGATTCAGATGGTTCGGGAAAAGCTAGCTTCGAATACAATCATTGTTCCTTGGCAGTCAGAAGATGTTGTTGGAATAGAGCAATTATTAAAATTAGGGGTTCAATAG
- a CDS encoding CDGSH iron-sulfur domain-containing protein: MSEDKKVTIQVRDNGSILVKGEVELLDAEGNAFETKPAFSLCRCGASGNKPFCDGTHKKIGFDSQPRA, from the coding sequence ATGAGTGAAGATAAGAAAGTTACCATTCAAGTTAGGGATAATGGATCGATTTTGGTCAAAGGCGAAGTTGAATTATTAGACGCTGAAGGTAATGCCTTTGAAACAAAACCAGCTTTTTCGCTGTGCCGCTGTGGTGCTTCTGGGAACAAACCTTTTTGTGATGGGACTCATAAGAAAATAGGATTTGACAGTCAGCCAAGAGCATAA
- the arsB gene encoding ACR3 family arsenite efflux transporter — protein sequence MNGISFFEKYLTVWVALCIVIGILVGQFLPIIPDVLSRFEYASVSIPVAILIWFMIYPMMAKIDFSSIMDAGKKPKGLIITLVVNWLIKPFTMFFFAWFFFRVVYQSFLPSAMATEYIAGAVLLGAAPCTAMVFVWSLLTKGNAAYTLVQVSVNDLIMIFAYGPIVMLLLRINEVIVPLDTILLSVFLFIVIPLLAGYISRVWLISKRGKDWFENTYLKQASRFTIIGLLLTLILIFSFQGDVILENPIHIGLIAIPLIIQTLFIFVIAYFWAKVWKIEHSVAAPAAMIGTSNFFELAVAVAIALFGLNSGATLATVVGVLVEVPLMLLLVKIANNTRHWFPESELVKN from the coding sequence ATGAACGGAATTAGTTTTTTTGAAAAATATTTAACGGTTTGGGTTGCTCTTTGTATTGTGATTGGCATCTTAGTTGGTCAGTTTCTTCCTATCATCCCCGATGTATTAAGCCGTTTTGAATATGCATCAGTTTCTATCCCTGTGGCCATTTTAATTTGGTTTATGATTTACCCTATGATGGCTAAGATAGACTTTTCAAGTATTATGGATGCCGGAAAGAAACCAAAGGGACTCATTATTACACTTGTTGTCAACTGGCTGATTAAGCCTTTTACTATGTTTTTCTTTGCTTGGTTCTTTTTTAGAGTGGTATACCAATCGTTCCTACCAAGTGCCATGGCAACTGAATATATTGCCGGAGCGGTTCTGCTAGGGGCAGCCCCTTGTACAGCTATGGTTTTTGTTTGGAGCCTTTTAACAAAGGGCAACGCTGCTTATACTCTAGTTCAAGTATCAGTAAATGATCTAATCATGATTTTTGCTTATGGACCTATTGTGATGCTCTTATTACGAATTAATGAAGTAATTGTCCCACTAGATACGATCCTGCTTTCCGTCTTTCTCTTTATCGTAATTCCACTATTGGCAGGCTACATCTCACGTGTATGGTTGATCAGTAAGAGAGGTAAAGATTGGTTTGAAAATACTTATTTAAAGCAAGCTAGCAGATTTACGATCATTGGACTTCTTTTAACGTTAATCTTGATCTTTTCTTTTCAAGGAGATGTTATTTTAGAAAACCCTATTCATATTGGACTTATTGCAATTCCATTAATCATTCAAACATTATTTATTTTTGTAATAGCTTATTTTTGGGCGAAGGTATGGAAAATTGAGCATAGTGTGGCAGCTCCTGCTGCTATGATTGGAACAAGTAACTTTTTTGAACTAGCTGTAGCTGTAGCTATTGCTTTGTTTGGTCTTAATTCAGGGGCGACATTGGCTACTGTTGTGGGTGTCCTTGTGGAAGTTCCTTTAATGCTTTTACTTGTCAAAATTGCAAATAACACAAGGCATTGGTTTCCTGAAAGTGAATTAGTTAAAAATTAA
- a CDS encoding N-acetyltransferase, whose translation MAIIQTMDFIKVAKLNKTVHNLHYELYPNVFKPYDYAAACCFIEQAMKNPENIFLLVEDDEGNPQGFVWFEIRVSEENPFKRAQQSLYVHQLSVQSENQGKGYGTQLMTAVYEEASTRGIDWIELDYWVDNTVAKKFYDKLGFQTYRRFVHKKI comes from the coding sequence ATGGCAATCATACAAACAATGGATTTTATTAAAGTGGCAAAATTAAATAAAACCGTACATAATTTGCATTATGAATTATACCCAAATGTATTTAAACCATATGATTATGCCGCAGCTTGTTGTTTTATTGAACAAGCTATGAAAAATCCGGAGAATATTTTTCTTCTTGTTGAGGACGACGAGGGTAATCCTCAAGGATTTGTATGGTTTGAAATTAGGGTGAGTGAGGAAAACCCTTTTAAGAGGGCTCAACAGTCACTGTATGTTCACCAGCTAAGTGTACAATCAGAGAATCAAGGTAAAGGTTATGGAACCCAATTAATGACTGCTGTTTATGAGGAAGCCAGCACCCGAGGCATAGATTGGATCGAGTTAGATTATTGGGTCGACAATACAGTAGCTAAGAAATTTTATGACAAACTAGGTTTTCAAACCTATCGCAGGTTTGTTCATAAAAAAATTTAA
- the arsC gene encoding arsenate reductase (thioredoxin), which translates to MEKKVIYFLCTGNSCRSQMAEGWAKKILGDTWDVKSAGIEAHGLNPNAVKAMKEVGIDISEQTSDIIDTNILNSADLVVTLCGDAADKCPVTPPHVKRDHWGFDDPAKAQGTEEEKWAVFQRVRDQIRDRMEQFAETGE; encoded by the coding sequence ATGGAGAAAAAAGTAATTTATTTTTTGTGTACTGGTAATTCATGTAGAAGTCAAATGGCAGAAGGATGGGCTAAAAAAATATTAGGAGATACCTGGGATGTAAAAAGTGCTGGAATAGAAGCACACGGTCTTAATCCCAATGCTGTAAAGGCCATGAAAGAAGTAGGCATTGATATTTCTGAACAAACATCAGATATCATTGATACAAATATTTTGAACTCTGCGGACTTAGTGGTTACTCTATGTGGAGATGCTGCAGACAAATGTCCAGTTACTCCTCCTCATGTAAAAAGAGATCATTGGGGATTTGACGACCCAGCTAAGGCACAAGGAACAGAGGAAGAAAAATGGGCTGTATTTCAGCGAGTTCGAGATCAAATTAGGGACCGAATGGAACAATTTGCTGAAACGGGGGAATAA
- the arsD gene encoding arsenite efflux transporter metallochaperone ArsD, whose protein sequence is MSKIEIFDPALCCPTGVCGPNVDPELTRIANAIFILEKEGIEIKRYNLGNEPQHFVESSEIQKLLEEKGIEALPAVLVDKKLEKVGAYPSNEELAQWTGIQKARLVRDKVKGKTLL, encoded by the coding sequence ATGAGTAAAATTGAAATTTTTGACCCTGCTTTATGTTGTCCGACAGGAGTATGTGGCCCTAATGTTGACCCAGAGTTAACGCGGATTGCAAATGCAATATTTATCCTCGAAAAAGAGGGAATTGAAATTAAACGTTATAACTTAGGTAATGAACCTCAGCACTTCGTGGAATCATCAGAGATACAGAAGTTGCTAGAGGAAAAAGGAATAGAAGCTCTACCAGCGGTACTTGTAGATAAAAAACTGGAAAAAGTGGGGGCCTACCCCTCTAATGAAGAACTTGCACAGTGGACAGGCATTCAAAAGGCAAGGCTAGTCCGAGACAAAGTGAAGGGCAAAACCCTGTTATAA